A stretch of the Nicotiana tabacum cultivar K326 chromosome 6, ASM71507v2, whole genome shotgun sequence genome encodes the following:
- the LOC107794052 gene encoding pleckstrin homology domain-containing protein 1, whose product MGAAQSNDGVELWSNPERAGWLTKQGEYIKTWRRRWFVLKQGKLFWFKEANVTRGSRPRGVIPVANCLTVKGAEDVLNKQFAFELSTGRDTMYFIADSEKEKEDWINSIGRSIVQHSRSVTDDEILDYDSRE is encoded by the coding sequence ATGGGCGCAGCCCAATCAAACGACGGCGTAGAACTTTGGTCCAACCCTGAACGCGCCGGCTGGCTCACAAAACAAGGGGAGTACATAAAGACGTGGCGTCGCAGGTGGTTCGTGTTGAAACAGGGGAAGCTGTTCTGGTTCAAGGAAGCTAACGTCACGCGCGGATCACGGCCGCGTGGAGTGATTCCGGTGGCCAATTGTCTCACTGTTAAGGGCGCCGAAGATGTTCTCAATAAGCAGTTTGCCTTTGAGCTTTCCACTGGCAGGGATACCATGTATTTCATCGCTGATTCAGAGAAGGAGAAGGAGGATTGGATCAATTCGATCGGACGGTCCATAGTGCAGCACTCTAGGTCTGTCACTGATGACGAGATTCTCGACTACGATAGCCGGGAATAA